A stretch of Eleutherodactylus coqui strain aEleCoq1 chromosome 2, aEleCoq1.hap1, whole genome shotgun sequence DNA encodes these proteins:
- the LOC136610113 gene encoding putative olfactory receptor 2B8 has product MNLSKYTTVEEFILLGLASQKNIQIVLFPVFLSCYIISLIGNIIIIILSRISSRLHTPMYFFLSNLSFLDIWYTSSIVPNMLINFLSMRKSISFNGCVTQMFIHLWLGGVECYILLSMAYDRYVAICSPLHYTTIMHPILCIEMAIGSWVAGIINSIVHTILVLQLPFCGPNVINNFFCEIPSVLELACADISLNKTVLFFLAMLMVMVPFFLILITYGYIISSILKISTTVGQRKAFSTCASHIIVVSLFYGAGVFVYLRPGSTHVEGQDKMATLFYSVITPMLNPLIYTLRNKDVIGAFVDITKKTFVSDK; this is encoded by the coding sequence ATGAACTTGTCTAAATACACAACAGTTGAAGAATTCATTCTTCTTGGACTAGCCAGCCAGAAGAATATTCAGATAGTGTTATTTCCTGTATTTTTATCTTGTTACATTATATCGCTAATTGGTAACATAATCATTATTATTCTTAGTAGAATAAGCTCCCGGCTTCACACCCCTATGTATTTCTTCTTGAGCAATCTGTCATTTTTGGACATCTGGTACACATCAAGTATTGTCCCAAATATGCTCATTAACTTTTTGTCAATGAGAAAAAGCATATCTTTTAATGGTTGTGTCACTCAGATGTTCATCCATCTCTGGCTAGGAGGGGTGGAGTGCTACATCTTGTTATCAATGGCCTACGACCGGTATGTGGCTATATGTTCCCCATTACACTACACTACTATTATGCATCCCATCTTGTGTATTGAAATGGCAATTGGTTCCTGGGTAGCAGGCATAATAAACTCTATTGTACACACAATCCTTGTATTGCAGTTGCCGTTTTGTGGTCCAAATGTAATAAATAACTTTTTCTGTGAGATCCCATCAGTCCTGGAGCTGGCCTGTGCGGATATATCTCTTAATAAGActgttcttttcttccttgctatgTTGATGGTGATGGTTCCATTCTTCCTCATCCTCATTACATATGGTTATATAATTTCCAGCATATTGAAGATCAGCACAACTGTGGGGCAGAGGAAGGCCTTCTCCACCTGTGCTTCACACATTATAGTTGTATCCCTCTTTTATGGTGCCGGTGTTTTCGTGTATTTGAGGCCAGGATCAACCCATGTAGAGGGCCAAGACAAAATGGCTACTTTGTTCTATAGTGTTATAACCCCAATGTTGAATCCTTTGATATATACTTTGAGGAACAAGGATGTTATAGGAGCATTTGTGGACATCACAAAGAAAACATTTGTATCTGACAAATAA